The Primulina tabacum isolate GXHZ01 chromosome 7, ASM2559414v2, whole genome shotgun sequence genome includes a window with the following:
- the LOC142551974 gene encoding LOW QUALITY PROTEIN: uncharacterized protein LOC142551974 (The sequence of the model RefSeq protein was modified relative to this genomic sequence to represent the inferred CDS: deleted 1 base in 1 codon) produces MDQKNPKFEPRRSASFDLVRAVSFPRRLSLSQSFHFHPSIDVDSDSEAVSEVGDIGDRAFHSNRGIESDRNRLSLDIWSENGTVVPIQDEKLLQPSGFICRDPTNLNYSSPVSPLALDIVSPLSKESFIQSEDKYEDDKRPLPRLLEYISCLLSLAVFGILGVLARYCLQKLFGPQVVGATSDQSYMYPDLPSNMLGSFLMGWFGVVFKASISKVSDQLAIGLTTGFLGSLTTFSGWNQKMLDLSVNGEWVFAVLGILIGLLLVAGSIAFGIETAKGFGWLCRIQMLTTSFESHSCISACTSNRSQCLWTFTMTLVLILGLLWGVFGSLEKKEFDSGGSDAQLFLACIVGPFGVWIRWWLARFNGRGLGKNGTLKWIPFGTLAANVLAACIMAALATLKKVVKTATFNTAATGIQFGLLGCLSTVSTFIAEFHAMRQSKHVWRSYAYAALTFLISFVLGTLIYLVPVWTKGYN; encoded by the exons ATGGATCAAAAGAATCCTAAATTTGAGCCTAGAAGAAGTGCTTCCTTTGATCTTGTAAGAGCTGTCAGTTTTCCGAGGCGCTTGTCATTGAGTCAATCATTTCATTTTCATCCTTCGATAGATGTGGACAGTGACAGTGAGGCAGTATCAGAGGTGGGGGATATTGGTGATAGGGCATTTCACAGCAACAGAGGCATTGAAAGTGACAGGAATCGCTTATCTCTAGATATCTGGTCAGAAAATGGAACTGTGGTTCCTATTCAAGACGAAAAACTTTTGCAGCCTTCTGGGTTCATATGTCGTGACCCTACTAATTTGAATTATTCTTCACCCGTATCTCCATTAGCTCTAGATATCGTATCCCCACTGTCGAAGGAATCATTCATTCAATCTGAAGATAAATACGAA GATGACAAGAGACCGTTGCCTCGGTTGTTGGAGTACATCTCATGTCTGCTATCTCTTGCTGTCTTTGGAATTCTTGGG GTTCTAGCTAGATACTGTCTTCAAAAACTTTTTGGACCACAGGTAGTTGGTGCTACTAGTGATCAGAGCTACATGTACCCAGATCTTCCCTCAAACATG CTTGGTTCGTTCTTGATGGGCTGGTTTGGTGTTGTATTCAAAGCAAGTATTTCCAAAGTTTCAGATCAACTAGCAATTGGGTTGACAACAGGCTTTCTAGGAAGTTTAACAACATTTAGTGGTTGGAATCAAAAGATGCTTGACCTTAGTGTCAATGGTGAATGGGTCTTTGCTGTGCTTGGGATTCTTATAG GCTTGCTCCTCGTAGCTGGTTCAATTGCTTTCGGCATTGAGACTGCCAAAGGGTTCGGATGGCTTTGCAGA ATACAAATGTTAACCACTTCTTTCGAATCTCATTCATGCATAAGTGCCTGTACTTCTAACAGGTCTCAGTGTCTCTGGACATTTACGATGACGCTGGTGTTGATCCTAGGCCTGCTATGGGGTGTGTTTGGAAGTTTGGAGAAGAAAGAGTTTGATTCAGGTGGAAGTGACGCTCAACTGTTCTTAGCTTGCATTGTTGGACCTTTTGGTGTCTGGATCAGGTGGTGGTTAGCTCGTTTCAATGGTCGTGGTCTAGGTAAAAACGGCACATTAAAATGGATTCCCTTTGGGACCCTTGCTGCAAATGTTCTTGCAGCCTGTATAATGGCCGCATTGGCCACACTCAAGAAAGTG GTAAAAACCGCAACCTTTAACACTGCAGCAACAGGCATCCAATTTGGGCTACTCGGTTGTCTGAGTACAGTTTCAACCTTCATTGCTGAATTTCATGCAATGAGACAAAGCAAGCATGTGTGGAGGTCTTATGCGTACGCCGCACTTACATTTCTCATTTCCTTTGTGTTGGGGACTCTAATATATCTGGTTCCTGTCTGGACCAAGGGATATAACTAG
- the LOC142551975 gene encoding cyclin-dependent kinase F-1-like, with product MSRMEDSPPQSKSWSIHTRREITSKYEILERVGSGAYSDVYKARRRSDSITVALKEVHDYQSAFREIEALQTLQNCPNIVVLQEYFWSDDEDAVLVLEYLPTDLGAVIKAAKKEWEYGIGVGEVKRWMVQILQGVDACHRNCVVHRDLKPSNLVISDEGVLKIADFGQARILLAPGFAADDGHIQSHEQPQSFQETVSQPTEIVPVPGGQLVHEHKTVNVEECDAEPDEIRVKHAPGDIDKDSVSHDGAASCLATCATSDIEDPSQYSYSYEAEDDGEDWNGSLTSCVGTRWFRAPELLYGSTNYGLEIDLWSVGCIFSELLTLEPLFPGISDMDQLGKIFRVLGNVSEEVWPGCGELPDYKIISFGKVEKPIGLESSMRIRSPDEILLVKKLLCFDPLSRATAMELLHDSYLNEEPLPVPLSDLRIPLKQGNQDEDLSVEWNDFKDFDSDSDFDDFGSSTFITTDNGFSIQFS from the exons ATGAGCAGAATGGAGGATTCCCCGCCTCAATCGAAGAGCTGGAGCATTCACACCAGGCGTGAAATCACCTCTAAGTACGAGATATTGGAGCGCGTGGGATCCGGTGCATATTCCGACGTCTACAAAGCCCGCCGCCGTTCTGATTCAATCACCGTCGCACTCAAGGAAGTGCATGATTACCAGTCCGCTTTTCGCGAGATAGAGGCCCTTCAGACACTCCAGAATTGCCCCAATATAGTCGTTTTGCAAGAATACTTCTGGAGCGACGACGAAGATGCGGTTTTGGTGCTCGAGTATTTACCCACTGATTTGGGGGCCGTGATTAAGGCCGCAAAGAAGGAGTGGGAGTATGGGATCGGTGTCGGGGAGGTGAAGCGATGGATGGTTCAGATTCTACAAGGAGTCGACGCGTGTCACCGCAATTGTGTTGTTCACAGGGATCTGAAGCCTTCTAATTTGGTGATTTCTGATGAGGGGGTTCTCAAGATTGCGGATTTTGGTCAG GCGAGGATACTTCTTGCTCCTGGATTTGCTGCTGACGATGGACATATTCAATCTCACGAGCAGCCACAATCATTTCAAGAAACTGTATCTCAACCAACAGAAATTGTTCCTGTACCAGGTGGTCAGTTGGTACATGAGCATAAAACAGTGAATGTTGAAGAATGTGATGCGGAGCCAGATGAGATAAGAGTTAAACACGCTCCAGGTGATATTGATAAAGACAGTGTGTCCCATGATGGAGCTGCTTCTTGTCTTGCCACATGCGCCACCAGTGATATTGAAGATCCTTCCCAGTATTCTTATTCTTACGAAGCCGAGGATGATGGCGAGGATTGGAATGGCTCCCTTACATCTTGTGTTGGAACTCGGTGGTTTAGAGCACCCGAGCTACTTTATGGATCAACAAATTATGGGCTAGAGATTGATCTCTGGTCCGTTGGATGTATTTTTTCAGAGCTTTTGACTTTGGAACCACTTTTTCCGGGAATTTCTGATATGGACCAGCTGGGTAAAATTTTTAGGGTTTTAGGCAACGTATCGGAAGAAGTTTGGCCTGGTTGTGGGGAACTTCCCGATtacaaaataatttcatttgGGAAAGTAGAGAAGCCGATTGGTCTTGAATCTTCGATGCGTATTCGATCTCCTGATGAAATTCTTCTGGTAAAAAAACTGTTGTGTTTTGATCCTCTAAGCAGAGCAACTGCCATGGAATTACTTCATGACAGTTATCTAAATGAAGAACCTTTACCTGTGCCATTGTCTGATTTAAGGATCCCTTTGAAACAAGGGAATCAGGATGAGGACCTGTCAGTTGAATGGAACGACTTCAAGGATTTTGATTCAGATtcagattttgatgattttggCTCCTCAACGTTCATCACTACTGACAATGGCTTCTCAATTCAGTTTTCGTGA